In the genome of Verrucomicrobium sp., one region contains:
- a CDS encoding glycosyltransferase, which produces MQKLQRLLVVAEPGRDGVFDYTAAFVDHLARRHPEVAVDLAYSSRRSSPGLPGLVERVRARGGQAVDLQVGNAPEPRDFPAALRLLRLARHAQAVAAQSSKAGALCRLLRLLCPGFPPVLYLPHAYYGLGGDLSRKTRFYNAVEAALGRVGRTVTISPDERRFALQTLRLPPERVEMVLMNVDTARYRPAPPGARERGRERFGLPAGARVLVTVGRHSAQKNYPPLYRALGPLLADPARDLFFVHAGAGGEELGRLLPEAARPRFVAAGHVDQVEELLWAADAFILTSRYEGLALSVLSALCCGLKLFLTRAPGNRCLAELGFDGIGWIEPSSDETELAARIGAVLRPWLENPQPEGAPAGQVERARILFDAEARHEEVFHLLEGLAR; this is translated from the coding sequence ATGCAGAAGCTCCAACGCCTCCTCGTCGTCGCCGAGCCCGGCCGGGACGGCGTCTTCGATTACACCGCCGCCTTCGTCGATCACCTGGCCCGGCGCCATCCGGAAGTGGCCGTCGACCTGGCCTATTCCAGCCGCCGGAGCAGCCCGGGCCTCCCCGGCCTGGTGGAGCGGGTCCGCGCCCGGGGCGGCCAGGCCGTCGATCTCCAAGTGGGAAACGCGCCGGAACCCCGCGACTTTCCGGCCGCCCTGCGGCTCCTGCGGCTGGCCCGGCACGCTCAAGCCGTCGCGGCGCAAAGCTCCAAGGCAGGCGCGCTCTGCCGCCTCCTGCGCCTCCTTTGCCCCGGCTTCCCCCCCGTCCTCTACCTTCCGCACGCCTATTACGGCCTGGGAGGGGACCTTTCCAGAAAGACCCGCTTCTACAACGCGGTCGAGGCCGCGCTGGGCCGCGTCGGCCGGACGGTGACGATTTCCCCGGACGAGCGCCGCTTTGCCCTGCAGACGCTGCGCCTGCCGCCGGAGCGGGTGGAGATGGTGCTGATGAACGTCGACACGGCCCGCTACCGGCCCGCGCCGCCGGGCGCGCGGGAGCGGGGACGGGAGCGGTTCGGCCTGCCCGCCGGGGCCCGCGTCCTGGTCACGGTGGGCCGCCATTCCGCGCAGAAGAACTACCCGCCGCTCTACCGCGCGCTGGGGCCGCTGCTGGCCGATCCGGCCCGCGACCTCTTCTTCGTCCACGCCGGGGCCGGCGGGGAGGAGCTGGGCCGCCTGCTGCCGGAGGCGGCGCGGCCGCGCTTCGTCGCCGCCGGACACGTCGACCAGGTGGAGGAGCTGCTCTGGGCGGCCGACGCCTTCATCCTGACGAGCCGGTACGAGGGGCTGGCGCTGAGCGTCCTTTCCGCGCTCTGCTGCGGCCTCAAGCTCTTCCTGACCCGCGCCCCGGGCAACCGCTGCCTGGCCGAGCTGGGCTTCGACGGCATCGGCTGGATCGAGCCCTCCTCCGACGAGACGGAGCTGGCCGCCCGGATCGGCGCCGTGCTCCGTCCGTGGCTGGAAAATCCCCAACCGGAAGGCGCCCCCGCCGGGCAGGTGGAGCGGGCGCGGATCCTCTTCGACGCGGAGGCGCGGCATGAGGAGGTCTTCCATCTCCTGGAGGGCCTGGCGCGATGA
- a CDS encoding ABC transporter ATP-binding protein, with protein sequence MIRDIPYFHLFSTVWRYAGERRRTVVLFVSLTAGANVAFLLQPVVIGALVNVLQRGGPDLLRQSALWLGANIGLLLLFWAFHGPARVLERNVAFHVKRRFLQRHYDLLTQLPVRWHQEHHSGNTIHRITKASQGLYEFADAQFLYVENFIRFFGALALLAWISPLAAGAEALFAALIFALLIRQEKKQQLLLKEQNEKEHLYSASFFDYVGNMPGVLAFNLVRHTGAVLDKALDAVQLLLRRYILTVEVKWFNWMMLAALAEFGILLGYIALHLRPGHALLLGSLVALYQYLHSVNGVFGALAIAYQGLTRQDADLRAAEPLHAEFERLADRPEGRFALEVREGAIEFDRVGFSYHAAKPIFQDFTFRVPGRQKVGLVGHSGAGKTTLVQLLLRFQDPETGAIRVDGQEIGRATQESLRRRIAVIPQDVSLFEASLLENIRYGRVEATDEEVAEAARRAHADEFIRQLPQGYATHVGERGVRLSGGQRQRIAIARAILKDAPILILDEATSALDSESERYIQESLAQLMEGKTVLAIAHRLSTISHLDRLVVLEKGRIVEEGGHAALLARQGAYARLWALQSGGFLPE encoded by the coding sequence ATGATCCGCGACATCCCCTACTTCCACCTCTTCTCCACCGTCTGGCGCTACGCGGGGGAGCGGCGGCGGACGGTCGTCCTCTTCGTCTCCCTCACCGCGGGGGCCAACGTGGCCTTCCTCCTCCAGCCCGTCGTCATCGGCGCGCTGGTCAACGTCCTTCAGCGCGGCGGGCCGGACCTGCTCCGGCAATCGGCCCTGTGGCTGGGCGCGAACATCGGGCTGCTCCTCCTCTTCTGGGCCTTCCACGGCCCGGCCCGCGTCCTGGAGCGGAACGTGGCCTTCCACGTGAAGCGGCGCTTCCTCCAGCGCCACTACGACCTGCTGACCCAGCTCCCCGTCCGCTGGCACCAGGAGCACCACTCCGGCAACACGATCCACCGGATCACGAAGGCTTCCCAGGGGCTCTACGAATTCGCCGACGCGCAGTTCCTCTACGTGGAGAACTTCATCCGCTTCTTCGGCGCGCTGGCGCTCCTGGCCTGGATCTCCCCGCTGGCGGCGGGGGCGGAGGCCCTTTTCGCCGCCCTCATCTTCGCGCTCTTGATCCGGCAGGAAAAAAAGCAGCAGCTCCTCCTAAAGGAGCAGAATGAGAAGGAGCACCTCTACTCGGCCTCCTTCTTCGACTATGTGGGAAACATGCCGGGGGTGCTGGCCTTCAACCTGGTGCGGCACACCGGCGCGGTGCTGGACAAGGCGCTCGACGCCGTGCAGCTCCTCCTGCGGCGCTACATCCTGACCGTGGAGGTGAAGTGGTTCAACTGGATGATGCTGGCGGCGCTGGCGGAGTTCGGCATTCTCCTGGGCTACATCGCCCTGCACCTGCGGCCCGGGCACGCGCTGCTCTTGGGCAGCCTGGTGGCCCTCTACCAATACCTCCACAGCGTCAACGGCGTCTTCGGCGCCCTGGCCATCGCCTACCAGGGGCTCACCCGCCAGGACGCCGACCTGCGCGCGGCGGAGCCGCTCCACGCCGAGTTCGAGCGTCTGGCCGACCGGCCGGAAGGCCGCTTCGCCCTGGAGGTGCGGGAGGGGGCGATCGAGTTCGACCGGGTCGGCTTTTCCTACCACGCGGCCAAACCCATCTTCCAGGATTTCACCTTCCGCGTGCCGGGGCGGCAGAAGGTCGGCCTCGTCGGCCATTCCGGCGCGGGGAAGACAACGCTGGTCCAGCTCCTCCTCCGCTTCCAGGACCCGGAAACGGGCGCAATCCGCGTCGACGGGCAGGAGATCGGCCGCGCGACCCAGGAGAGCCTCCGCCGCCGCATCGCCGTCATCCCGCAGGACGTCTCCCTCTTCGAGGCGAGCCTGCTGGAAAACATCCGCTACGGCCGGGTCGAGGCGACGGACGAGGAGGTCGCCGAGGCCGCGCGCCGCGCCCACGCCGACGAGTTCATCCGCCAGCTCCCGCAGGGCTACGCCACCCACGTGGGCGAACGGGGCGTCCGCCTCTCCGGCGGGCAGCGCCAGCGCATCGCCATCGCCCGGGCGATCCTCAAGGACGCCCCCATCCTCATCCTCGACGAGGCGACCAGCGCCCTCGACTCCGAGTCGGAACGCTACATCCAGGAGAGCCTGGCCCAATTGATGGAGGGCAAGACGGTGCTGGCCATCGCCCACCGGCTCTCGACGATCTCCCACCTGGACCGGCTCGTCGTCCTGGAAAAAGGGCGCATCGTGGAAGAAGGAGGCCACGCCGCCCTCCTTGCCCGCCAGGGGGCCTACGCCCGGCTCTGGGCGCTCCAATCAGGCGGCTTCCTGCCCGAATAA
- a CDS encoding adenine deaminase C-terminal domain-containing protein has translation MPSGERPFPVPPLADVTRRLAAVASGAERPQLIIRRARVLSAYSERILEDREIWIEQGRIAAVHPCGTLPPGDAAREYDARGGLLAPGLVDAHLHIESSMVTACAYAEAALRNGTTTIFCDSHEIANVLGARGVEMMLEDARQAPLSIFLTVPSTVPATHPGLETAGGSLDASRIGKLFDRWPEAVALGEKMDFVSVARGEEGSHAILREALRRGRPVSGHVFGHEFVAAYAASGVTDTHEAVDPAIAEALLEAGLWIFLRSGPPGSPWNNLPDVIRAVTQGGLSPKRFCLCTDDRDAADLLQFGMDWAVRQAAQAGLKPAAAWSLGSLHAATRFGMDGEIGALGHGRRADMVLLNDSLEVENTWYGGRLVVEGKRITPLLDEALSERRRYRYPARAYRTLRLKKKLPPLVPELPPAVTKARVIRLLPGQIVTEEAVLPLESRPLKEFCAAHRLVHLAVLERHGQGGHAAHGLLQGFGFSVPEAAVASSVGHDAHNVVVAGTDAFEMRAALQALRKTHGGVCVVQAGKVLAHLPLPVAGLLSDQRVGEVAAQVATLREAWEAVGCRMPYMGFNLLPLSVIPALRLTDKGLVRVATMELAPLFE, from the coding sequence ATGCCCTCCGGCGAGCGCCCGTTTCCCGTCCCTCCCCTGGCGGACGTGACGCGGCGGCTGGCGGCGGTCGCCTCCGGCGCGGAACGCCCGCAGCTGATTATCCGCCGGGCGCGCGTCCTCTCCGCCTATTCGGAGCGGATCCTGGAAGACCGCGAAATCTGGATCGAGCAGGGCCGCATCGCCGCCGTCCATCCCTGCGGCACCCTGCCCCCCGGCGACGCCGCGCGGGAATACGACGCGCGGGGCGGCCTCCTGGCCCCCGGGCTGGTCGACGCCCACCTCCATATCGAGAGCAGCATGGTCACCGCCTGCGCCTACGCGGAAGCGGCCCTGCGCAACGGTACCACCACCATCTTTTGCGACAGCCACGAGATCGCCAACGTCCTGGGCGCGCGCGGCGTGGAGATGATGCTGGAGGACGCCCGGCAGGCTCCCCTCTCCATTTTTCTGACCGTGCCCAGCACCGTCCCCGCCACCCATCCCGGCCTGGAGACGGCGGGCGGCTCCCTCGACGCCTCGCGCATCGGCAAGCTTTTCGACCGCTGGCCGGAAGCCGTGGCCCTGGGGGAGAAGATGGACTTCGTCTCCGTGGCGCGCGGGGAGGAAGGGAGCCACGCCATCCTGCGGGAGGCCCTCCGGCGCGGACGCCCCGTCTCCGGCCACGTCTTCGGGCACGAGTTCGTCGCCGCCTACGCCGCCAGCGGCGTGACCGACACGCATGAGGCGGTCGACCCCGCCATCGCCGAGGCGCTGCTGGAGGCCGGCCTCTGGATCTTCCTGCGCAGCGGCCCGCCCGGCTCCCCCTGGAACAACCTGCCGGACGTGATCCGCGCAGTCACCCAGGGCGGCCTTAGCCCGAAGCGCTTCTGCCTCTGCACGGACGACCGCGACGCGGCCGACCTCCTCCAATTCGGCATGGATTGGGCTGTCCGCCAGGCGGCGCAGGCCGGGTTGAAACCCGCCGCCGCGTGGAGCCTGGGCTCCCTACACGCCGCCACGCGCTTCGGCATGGACGGGGAAATCGGCGCGCTGGGCCACGGCCGCCGGGCCGACATGGTCCTGCTCAACGACTCGCTGGAGGTGGAAAACACCTGGTACGGCGGACGGCTGGTGGTGGAGGGAAAGCGGATCACCCCGCTCCTGGACGAGGCCCTTTCCGAGCGCCGCCGCTACCGCTACCCGGCGCGCGCCTACCGCACGCTCCGCCTCAAAAAGAAGCTCCCGCCCCTGGTGCCGGAGCTGCCGCCCGCCGTGACCAAGGCCCGCGTCATCCGGCTCCTGCCCGGCCAGATCGTGACGGAGGAGGCGGTGCTGCCCCTGGAATCCCGCCCGCTCAAGGAATTCTGCGCCGCCCACCGGCTGGTCCACCTGGCGGTGCTGGAACGGCACGGCCAGGGCGGCCACGCCGCCCACGGCCTGCTGCAGGGCTTCGGCTTTTCCGTGCCGGAGGCGGCGGTGGCCAGCTCCGTGGGGCACGACGCGCACAACGTGGTGGTGGCGGGGACCGACGCCTTTGAAATGCGCGCCGCCCTCCAGGCGCTGCGGAAGACGCACGGCGGCGTCTGCGTGGTGCAGGCGGGCAAGGTCCTGGCCCATCTGCCCCTGCCCGTGGCCGGGCTCCTTTCCGACCAGCGGGTGGGAGAGGTGGCCGCCCAGGTGGCCACGCTGCGGGAGGCCTGGGAGGCCGTGGGCTGCCGGATGCCCTACATGGGATTCAATCTTTTGCCCCTTTCCGTCATTCCCGCCCTGCGCCTGACGGACAAGGGATTGGTCCGCGTCGCCACCATGGAATTGGCGCCGCTCTTCGAATGA
- a CDS encoding GDYXXLXY domain-containing protein — protein MKPRVLLFILLACAQAAVPLYLIQREELTLRNGQAFRFKTRAVDPMDMFRGGYVTLQFEAQRVPDSAAQNLSDDLKERAHGKAVPVYAVFHENADGWAEIDSLSEKRPILAPDESLPVTLTQGTDWDPATRHAQPAWRIQLPFDRFYMKQKEAAETQAALEQRGGSASILRGKEAYACVAIRNYHATIKDLYIENVPVLEYLKSSTVSAPPPTPNLAPPPSPPSIQAIPQPDSSAPTFPALAPSVSVKAPPQPPAPPANTEENRKAERIFQDFDTFYAGLKSFQAKVAWQESTHFASSPGREGQGVYTLSVARPNSFALIADPEQGGATISDGQTLAVLLPYTRSYRTDAAPADLPSLVTKAHLAHISRGTHVCVSALVSPHPSLFLQLRGVPVTLLGEETLDGQAAFHLQAANLNSTTDFWIAQGASPFLLKWSRSLNASNSTSINSALTFSNWKTDDIPPETFTPPSSPPPIEAPPHPTSVPPLAGDPSSQN, from the coding sequence ATGAAGCCGCGCGTTTTGCTCTTTATCCTGCTCGCTTGCGCCCAGGCGGCCGTCCCCCTCTATTTAATACAGCGAGAGGAGTTGACCCTGCGGAATGGGCAAGCCTTCAGATTCAAAACCCGGGCCGTCGACCCGATGGACATGTTCCGCGGCGGATACGTCACCCTGCAATTTGAGGCGCAGCGCGTTCCGGACTCCGCCGCCCAGAACCTGAGCGACGATCTCAAAGAGCGCGCCCACGGGAAAGCCGTTCCCGTGTATGCCGTTTTCCATGAAAATGCCGACGGCTGGGCGGAAATCGACTCCTTGAGCGAAAAGCGGCCCATCTTAGCCCCGGACGAAAGCCTGCCCGTTACCTTGACCCAGGGCACCGATTGGGATCCCGCCACGCGGCACGCCCAACCCGCCTGGCGCATCCAACTTCCCTTCGACCGCTTTTACATGAAACAAAAGGAGGCCGCCGAAACTCAGGCCGCCCTGGAGCAAAGAGGTGGAAGCGCTTCGATCTTACGGGGGAAAGAAGCCTACGCCTGCGTAGCCATTCGAAACTATCACGCCACCATTAAGGACCTCTACATAGAGAACGTGCCCGTGCTGGAATACTTAAAATCCTCCACCGTTTCAGCACCCCCGCCCACCCCGAATCTGGCTCCCCCGCCCTCACCCCCTTCCATTCAAGCCATCCCGCAACCCGATTCTTCCGCTCCAACTTTTCCAGCGCTCGCGCCCTCCGTTTCCGTAAAAGCTCCCCCCCAGCCCCCCGCCCCTCCCGCGAACACGGAAGAAAACCGAAAAGCCGAACGGATCTTCCAGGATTTCGACACGTTCTACGCGGGGCTAAAAAGCTTTCAGGCCAAGGTGGCATGGCAGGAATCCACCCACTTTGCATCCTCTCCCGGACGGGAGGGCCAAGGGGTCTATACCCTCTCCGTTGCCCGTCCGAACTCCTTCGCCTTGATCGCCGATCCCGAACAGGGGGGCGCCACGATCTCCGACGGGCAAACCCTGGCGGTTTTGCTGCCCTACACCCGCTCCTATCGCACCGATGCTGCTCCCGCCGACCTGCCCTCCTTGGTCACCAAAGCACATCTGGCTCATATCAGCCGGGGAACGCATGTGTGCGTTTCCGCCTTGGTTTCGCCCCACCCCTCCCTCTTCCTTCAACTCCGGGGAGTCCCTGTTACCCTTTTGGGAGAAGAAACTCTGGATGGGCAGGCGGCCTTTCACCTCCAAGCGGCCAATCTCAACAGCACGACCGATTTTTGGATCGCCCAAGGCGCCTCCCCCTTTCTTCTCAAATGGAGCCGATCCCTTAACGCATCCAACTCCACTTCGATAAACTCCGCCCTCACCTTCTCCAACTGGAAGACGGATGACATTCCCCCGGAGACGTTCACGCCGCCTTCTTCGCCCCCCCCTATCGAAGCGCCTCCGCACCCCACCTCCGTCCCTCCCCTCGCCGGGGACCCTTCCTCCCAAAACTAA
- a CDS encoding DUF2157 domain-containing protein: MDPNTDKDQPTPSDLQASRWLLEQLPELTAKGVISPADAENLRTRYATQAAKSAHPSLVAFVCSLLGGLLVGCGIILIIAHNWNELGHPVRVALSFLPLIVGIGLSGYALRSSSKAWQEGAATFQVLAVGASISLVSQTYHIAGSTASFLLTWFFLALPVVYLLDSVGAAILCLNIAGMYASFAPKETLLNWTLFLAAAAQLYPLWKQGRSTSFRWLFWFSLYGLLFLLFAEATQAGHRIGYLAVGGFLGSCYLLSRHPFFGQPPFGSKRLERLSTSTIEACALLGTFQTTWEFHWANGNTSSVPSLLICLAFPALFLALAAFLLRSGHRFKILFAVFPVCVGLAWLIAEGDFPAISMLFMNIYTVALSISIMIGGFRENSLRTVNEGMGLLGFLAVLRFADSSLDFVIRGGAYILLGMGFLSVNIFFSRIQRKKAS, from the coding sequence ATGGATCCGAATACCGATAAAGACCAGCCCACCCCCTCCGATCTCCAGGCCTCCCGCTGGCTACTGGAACAACTCCCCGAGCTGACCGCCAAAGGGGTCATTTCCCCTGCCGACGCGGAAAACCTGCGAACGCGCTACGCCACCCAGGCCGCGAAATCCGCCCATCCCTCCCTTGTCGCCTTCGTTTGCTCCCTTCTAGGCGGGCTGCTCGTCGGCTGCGGCATCATCCTGATCATCGCCCACAATTGGAATGAGCTGGGCCACCCGGTTCGCGTCGCCCTCTCCTTCCTCCCGCTTATCGTCGGCATCGGCCTTTCGGGATATGCCCTGCGATCCTCCTCCAAAGCCTGGCAGGAAGGGGCGGCCACCTTCCAGGTCTTGGCCGTCGGCGCCTCCATTTCCCTTGTCAGCCAGACCTATCACATCGCGGGCAGCACCGCCTCGTTCCTGCTGACATGGTTTTTCCTCGCGCTGCCGGTGGTCTACCTCCTCGACTCCGTGGGAGCGGCGATCCTCTGCCTCAATATCGCGGGCATGTACGCCAGCTTCGCCCCCAAGGAAACCCTGCTTAACTGGACCTTATTTCTGGCGGCAGCGGCCCAGCTTTACCCCCTTTGGAAACAAGGCCGCTCCACCTCCTTCCGCTGGCTCTTTTGGTTCAGCCTCTACGGCCTGCTCTTCCTCCTCTTCGCCGAGGCCACCCAGGCGGGCCATCGAATCGGCTACCTGGCGGTCGGCGGTTTTCTGGGGTCCTGCTATCTCCTTTCCCGCCACCCTTTTTTCGGGCAGCCCCCGTTTGGAAGCAAGCGGCTGGAGAGGCTCTCCACCTCGACCATCGAGGCGTGCGCGCTCCTTGGCACCTTTCAAACCACCTGGGAATTTCATTGGGCCAATGGAAACACCTCTTCCGTGCCGAGCCTTCTCATCTGCCTGGCCTTTCCGGCGCTTTTCCTGGCGCTCGCCGCATTCCTGTTGCGCTCCGGGCACCGCTTTAAAATCCTCTTCGCCGTCTTTCCCGTCTGCGTCGGGCTGGCCTGGCTCATCGCCGAGGGGGATTTCCCGGCCATATCGATGCTCTTCATGAACATCTATACCGTGGCCCTCTCCATTTCCATCATGATCGGCGGCTTCCGGGAAAATAGCCTGCGCACCGTCAACGAAGGCATGGGGCTGCTGGGCTTCCTGGCCGTCCTGCGCTTTGCAGACAGCTCCCTGGACTTCGTAATCCGGGGGGGCGCGTACATCCTGCTCGGCATGGGCTTTTTGAGCGTGAACATCTTCTTCTCCAGGATCCAACGGAAGAAAGCTTCATGA
- a CDS encoding deaminase, whose translation MKTPQDFMREAARLSREGMDAGRGGPFGCVIVRGGEIVGRGNNGVTSTNDPTAHAEVVAIREACKALNTFTLAGCELYTSCEPCPMCLAAVYWARIDRLYYANTREDAARIGFDDAFLYKEVALPVDERSLPTHLLPDAEAQAAFEAWVTKPDKKPY comes from the coding sequence ATGAAGACGCCTCAGGACTTCATGCGGGAAGCCGCGCGCCTTTCCCGGGAAGGGATGGACGCCGGCCGGGGCGGCCCCTTCGGCTGCGTCATCGTGCGCGGCGGGGAAATCGTCGGCCGCGGGAACAACGGCGTCACCTCCACGAACGACCCGACGGCCCACGCGGAAGTCGTCGCCATCCGGGAGGCCTGCAAGGCCCTGAACACCTTCACCCTGGCCGGGTGCGAGCTCTATACCAGCTGCGAGCCCTGCCCCATGTGCCTGGCCGCCGTCTACTGGGCCCGGATCGACCGCCTCTACTACGCCAACACGCGGGAAGACGCCGCCCGCATCGGCTTCGACGACGCCTTCCTCTATAAGGAGGTCGCCCTCCCCGTCGACGAGCGGTCGCTCCCCACCCATCTTCTTCCCGACGCCGAAGCCCAGGCCGCCTTCGAGGCCTGGGTGACGAAGCCGGACAAGAAGCCCTACTAA
- the pucL gene encoding urate oxidase, translated as MAQLLTNTYGKGRVRVLRVVRGAEGRHDVYEAEVKAMLEGDFAATYLTGDNGKVTPTDTVKNTVQILAQKHLGPCPQAFALALGDYFLSAYPAVAKARVEVTLRRWERYAGRPHTFQGGSSGLPYGRVEIDRENCRVEGGVRGLLVLNSTNSAFKGYPKDAYTTLPETDDRILATQVDATWLYAARGADFAADAAILETLLTTFADTFSPSLQNTLYLMGQAALEKVPAIEEIHLAMPNKHYLPVNFAPFKLENPGEIFLPTDEPHGQIEARLGR; from the coding sequence ATGGCACAACTCCTCACGAACACCTACGGCAAGGGCCGCGTCCGCGTCCTGCGCGTCGTCCGCGGCGCCGAAGGCCGGCACGACGTCTACGAGGCCGAAGTCAAAGCGATGCTGGAGGGCGACTTCGCCGCCACCTACCTGACCGGCGACAACGGCAAGGTCACCCCCACCGACACGGTCAAGAACACCGTCCAGATCCTGGCGCAAAAGCACCTGGGCCCCTGCCCGCAGGCCTTCGCCCTGGCGCTGGGGGACTACTTCCTCTCCGCCTACCCGGCGGTGGCCAAGGCCCGCGTCGAGGTCACCCTGCGCCGGTGGGAGCGCTACGCCGGGCGGCCCCACACCTTCCAGGGCGGCTCCAGCGGACTACCCTACGGCCGGGTGGAGATCGACCGGGAAAACTGCCGCGTCGAGGGCGGCGTGCGGGGCCTGTTGGTCCTCAACTCCACCAACTCCGCCTTCAAGGGATATCCCAAGGACGCCTACACCACCCTGCCGGAAACCGACGACCGGATCCTGGCCACCCAGGTCGACGCCACCTGGCTCTACGCCGCGCGCGGGGCCGACTTCGCCGCCGACGCGGCGATCCTGGAAACGCTCCTCACCACCTTCGCCGACACCTTCAGCCCCTCCCTTCAGAATACCCTCTACCTAATGGGCCAGGCCGCGCTGGAAAAGGTCCCCGCCATCGAGGAAATCCACCTGGCCATGCCGAACAAGCACTACCTGCCCGTCAACTTCGCCCCCTTCAAACTGGAAAACCCGGGCGAAATCTTCCTGCCCACCGACGAGCCCCACGGCCAAATCGAGGCCCGCCTCGGCCGATGA